tatTTGAGCCTGAGATCTGCCTCTGGGTCTAACAGCTGCATTGTTGAGTCTAATAACAAagagacataaataaataataaacgtaatgaaaacatttaaccCAGAGAAACAAACCGGGGGCCGTCGGCTCTTCGTACCCGGTCTCATTCAGACTTCCTGAAACGGGTGAGCGTGGGACTTTTtaatcaaacctgaaacagacttCTGTTGTCTTTGTCCTCCTGCAGGTCTCCTCTCagactcctgctgctcctccctctgctgctcctcctcttcagtaGGTTCCTTCACACTCTGGTTCTGTTGTTCTCTGGTCCCAGGTTTTCCGACTGAGACCTGCAGGGCCCTCTGACAGACTGAGACCTGCAGGGCCCTCTGACAGACTGAGACCTGGAGGACCCTCTGACGGGCTGAGACCTGCAGGACCCTCTGACAGACTGAGACCTGCAGGACCCTCTGACAGACTGAGACCTGCAGGGCCCTCTGACAGACTGAGACCTGCAGGGCCCTCTGACAGACTGAGACCTGCAGTGCTCTCTGACAGACTGAGACCTGGAGGACCCTCTGACGGGCTGAGACCTGCAGGGCTCTCTGACGGACTGAGACCTGCAGGACCCTCTGACAGACTGAGACCTGCAGGACCCTCTGACAGACTGAGACCTGCAGGACCCTCTGACAGACTGAGACCTGCAGGGCCCTCTGACAGACTGAGACCTGCAGGGCCCTCTGACAGACTGAGACCTGGAGGACCCTCTGACGGGCTGAGACCTGCAGGACCCTCTGACAGACTGAGACCTGCAGGACCCTCTGACAGACTGAGACCTGCAGGGCCCTCTGACAGACTGAGACCTGCAGGGCCCTCTGACAGACTGAGACCTGCAGTGCTCTCTGACAGACTGAGACCTGGAGGACCCTCTGACGGGCTGAGACCTGCAGGGCTCTCTGACGGACTGAGACCTGCAGGACCCTCTGACAGACTGAGACCTGCAGGACCCTCTGACAGACTGAGACCTGCAGGGCCCTCTGACAGACTGAGACCTGCAGTGCTCTCTGACAGACTGAGACCTGCAGTGCTCTCTGACAGACTGAGACCTGCAGGGCCCTCAGGCCCTCTCACAGAAGACAACAGACTGAGACCTGCAGGGCCCTCTGACAGACTGAGACCTGCAGGACCCTCTGACAGACTGAGACCTGCAGGGCCCTCTGACAGACTGAGACCTGCAGGGCCCTCAGGCCCTCTCACAGAAGACAACAGACTGAGACCTGCAGGGCCCTCTGACAGACTGAGACCTGCAGGGCCCTATGACAGACTGAGACCTGCAGGGCCCTCTGACAGACTGAGACCTGCAGGACTGTCTGGTAGATGAACTCAGGGTTCTTGTCCCCCCTCCTCTCAGGTCTGTGCTGGTTCGGTCCGGCCGGTCTGTGGTCAGTTCTTCCAGCTGTCCCCGTCACAGAGTGGAGCGCGGCGCTGCCTGACGCACCCCGCCCGTCCTCCGTCTCCAGCCTCCTGTCCTCACAGAGCGGACCAGTAGAGGGCGccgtggaggaggagagggaggtgcAGGTGTACGAGGAGGCGCTCTACAGCAGAGCTCCACCTGCCGACACGGAGCGAGGCGAGGAGGTACTGAGTCCGCCCCGACTGTGTGATCTGTGTAACGTCTTCATGAACAGACGGCTCAGACCGGTCGGTTCCATGTTGACCTGATCTTTGCTTTAAAGGAGAACGCCGCGGCGGGGGAGGAGTCAGTGCGTCTGGAGCGTCTGGAGCAGAGTCTGACGGCGCTGTGGGGGCAGGTGGAGACCGGCGGGCGGCAggcggagcagagacacagagaggtccTGCGGCTGTACGCagacctccagcagcagcagcaggtctctGCACAGAGCGGGGGAGAGGAGAGCTGGCTTAGCGGCCTGCTGGACCAGCAGCTGGACCAGATCAGGacccagctggaggaggagaggcggaCCAGAGAGCAGGTCTGGATCTTTGATTCCTTTCTTTATTGATGGGAGTCTTCTTGTCTTCTCTTATATTGAGTTAAAACTAGTAATGTGGAAGCTCTACCGCTAAGCATGATGGGAGTTTTCTTCATGGTGTCGTCCCTCAGACTCGGGAGCAGGATctgttgcagcagcagagagattcATCTCGTCTGGACGAGCTGGAGCGTCAGCTGAAGACGCTCGCCGCTAGAACACAGGTACACAACGCACACAATATACACAACTTACACAACGCACATTTTCCTCTCTGATACGGTAAAAGTAAAATTGAAACTATCAGGACTTGTTTAGATGCTGCAGCATGAACTCCTGAGCTCTGACACTGGTCGTCTGATTTTGTGCGATGGTGTGAACGTGAGGATCAGGTCACATCTCTGTCTCGGGTTCAGTACTAAACAAGCTCCCCTAACATCCTCAGCTGTGTGTATGATGAGTTGATAAAAGCAGTGTGTCAGCAAGAAATGCAGAATCCAAATTGGACCCTCAGACCAGCTGAGAATGATTTCACTCCAGGAAGTGAAGAAAGCTTGACTCATAAGGCGTTTTtagaccgcaggaactttacccctgctagttcaggggtagataatctcccccctaaaaatgattgatttagcagcttgtaacagtagtcttctctcagcccaccgtgaatgcgtctctcctcccggtgttctggttttaaaagtgaccctgtaaactggagaccttcagctgaacgtgtcagtcagttgattcattctttgctttttccatgtttttaaccacaggcacaacattttcactttttttcatgtttttctgcttttggagcacaatttcaagtttgaggaaaattaattttttcgacagggtcaactttttttgccttttttttttgtcaaatttaataataaaaaaaaaaaaatgtcaaaaaaacattttgtaaaaaaaatacaattgtcaaaaaaacattttgtaaaaaaaaaaaaattgtcaaaaagaaattgtcaaaaaattgtttgtcaaattttttttagtctttttttttttttttttttcaatttttctaaaactattcacagtcattgttttttccatctgtgattctcttgatttctctttctttcattagtttttatttgttctatcttttttgtatgtgtgtgtacttttcaaaagaagaagctgtgattctcttgatttagcagcttgtaacagtagtcttctctcagcccaccgtgaatgcgtctctcctcccggtgttccggttttaaaagtgaccctataaactggagcccttcagctgaacgtgtcagtgtttgtggagtttacacagctgttgaaacacagagggagttcctgggaatgcaaactagtttagtttttattaagatttcaaaatatcctcatcagatatttaatgatggtctgaagacgtttatgagggatgcatccggctgagagtctccagttaacagggtcgccgtttaaaccaaaacaccgtccgatctctgcgatcacgtctttttgagttcaaaaggattttaaagccgtgttgaaacgtctttgctactcgtgcttatctcctctcacgtgttgattcattcattactTTTTACATGTTAATAACTGCAGGcgcaggtttttctgcttttggagcaacatttcaaatttgaagaaaattgattttttcaacaggctctggatcaacttttttgtcaatttttgttttgtcaaaatttttttttcaaaatttttttggtcaaaactttttctttttcaaaatttttttttttttcaaatctttctttgtaaaattttttgggtaaatttttttttttcaaaatttttttttgtctttttttttttcaaaattttttttcaacgtttgagggatgcatccggctgagagtctccagttaacagggtcgccgtttaaaccaaaacaccgtccgatctctgcaatcacggctttttgagttcaaaaggattttaaagccgtgttgaaacgtcttgttctgcttttggagcacaatttcaaatctgaggaaaattattttttttccaacaggctccaggtcaacttttttgtccatttttttttgtgaacatttttttacaaatttcttttttttttcttttttttattcaaaattttaatttttcaaaaaatatttttcaaaaaaaaaaaaaattcaacattttttttcaaataatttttttcaaattttttttttttgatccactcacagtcattgttttttccatctgtgatgaatggcattcgtctctgttttactgccctctactggtctggtggtgtagtgtcaaaggattttaaagccgtgttgaaacgtctttgctactcgcgcttatctcctctcacgtgttgattcagtgaatccatctgtgatgaaatatagcaccatctaaaacagaccagctgagtctcttcatgctaacaggctaactgttgtgttgctcagaatgatacctgcctgtccgtctgcttctatggtgtcatctgtgatgaatggcattcctctttgtgttactgccctctactggtctggtggtgtagtgcatttactttttttcctccatacgtctctggcctgatttacacaatctacccgggacttcagcccgcggtccaaagacagacaacaatgggggaccaggaaccttttagttcagggggaagtagttctgggggctaaaagaccccgggactctcgGTCCAGATGCAGCTTATGATAAAGCGGAGGAGCAGAAACAACTCACAGGTAACATCAGTATTTACTGACATGTGACTGAGAGCAGTTAGCGTGTAGTGGCTGCGTGAGACCTGCAGGGGGTGacagatacacagacacacacacacacacacacacacacacacacacacacacacacacacacacacacacacacacacacacacacacacacacagacacacacatatagtcTGGTCTGATTGTCCCTTGTCCTCCTCTGTCCATCGTTCTGCAGGAGGTGCAATGGAGACATGAAGCTTCTACGACCACCTCACCTTCACCCACACTCCCAGCTGCTGTCAGGtaaccttcctcctcctcctcctcctcctcatcctcaggaggtaaccttcctcctcctcctcctcctcctcctctctttagcCCTTTAAACCCTCAGGAGGTAACCCGGCTCTCTCTTGTAGCTCAGGTTCAGTCTCTGTTGTATCTCTGTTTCANNNNNNNNNNNNNNNNNNNNNNNNNNNNNNNNNNNNNNNNNNNNNNNNNNNNNNNNNNNNNNNNNNNNNNNNNNNNNNNNNNNNNNNNNNNNNNNNNNNNNNNNNNNNNNNNNNNNNNNNNNNNNNNNNNNNNNNNNNNNNNNNNNNNNNNNNNNNNNNNNNNNNNNNNNNNNNNNNNNNNNNNNNNNNNNNNNNNNNNNNNNNNNNNNNNNNNNNNNNNNNNNNNNNNNNNNNNNNNNNNNNNNNNNNNNNNNNNNNNNNNNNNNNNNNNNNNNNNNNNNNNNNNNNNNNNNNNNNNNNNNNNNNNNNNNNNNNNNNNNNNNNNNNNNNNNNNNNNNNNNNNNNNNNNNNNNNNNNNNNNNNNNNNNNNNNNNNNNNNNNNNNNNNNNNNNNNNNNNNNNNNNNNNNNNNNNNNNNNNNNNNNNNNNNNNNNNNNNNNNNNNNNNNNNNNNNNNNNNNNNNNNNNNNNNNNNNNNNNNNNNNNNNNNNNNNNNNNNNNNctaaacacacacacacacacacacacacacacacacacacacacagagactgacCTTCCCTGTCACACAGCTGCAGGCTCTTCAGCTCCACGCTGGGACTGTTCAGGCTGCTGAGAGACTCCGTCATGTTCACGtcctcacaaacacagaaaaacacagagagagaaaccagaCAGGAAGCATCGGTCCAACAGCTGAGAGGCTCAACTACATCTGACTGCTGATCCCTCCAACACTCACTCCAACCtcaggggagggagggagagagagagagggagggagggagagagagagagggagggagagggagggagggagagggagagagagggagagagagagagagagagagagggagggagggagagggagggggagagagggagagagagagagagaggtagagagagagagggagttagagagagagagagttagagagagagagagagagggagggagggagagggagagagagagagggagggggagggagagagagagagggagggagggagagggagggggagagagggagggagggagggagagagagagagagagggagggagagggagggggagagagggagagagggagagagagagagggagggagggagagagagagagggagggagggagagagagagagggagagagagagggagagggagggagagggagggggagagagggagggagggagagagagagagagggagggagggagagagagagggagagggagggagggagagggagggggagagagggagggagagagagagggagggagggagagggagggggagagagggagggagggagagagagagagagggagggagggggagggggagggagagggagagagagagggagagatagggaggggagagagggggagagagagagagggagagagagagggagagagagggagggggagagagggggagagagagggagggagggagggagggagggagagagagggagagagagagggagagagagagagagagagagagagagggagggagggagagggagagggagagggagggggagagggagagagagggagggggagagagagggagggagagggagggggagggagggagagggagggggagagagagagagagagagagagagggagagggagagggagagagggagagagaggggcagggggagagagagactaAAGTGTGAGAGctctgcattaaacacagacatgactctgtagtggaagtcactgcattaaacggacatgactctgtagtggaagtcactgcattaaacacagacatgactctgtagtggaagtcactgcattaaacacagacatgactctgtagtggaagtcactgcattataaacagacgtgactctgtagtggaagtcactgcattaaacacagacatgactctgtagtggaagtcactgcattaaacacagacatgactctgtagtggaagtcactgcattaaacacagacatgactctgtagtggaagtcactgcattaaacacagacatgactctgtagtggaagtcactgcattaacttCTCATTTAAactgctctctgctctggttGTAATGCCGCCTGCCACCAGGGGATATGGTTAAAGTTTGATCACATAAAGAGGAACGACCTCTGAGTTTGGCGTTGTGGATCAGGGAACACAGCGTCATGTGATGATCCCATCAGTAATCCTCCAGTGTCAttatgtgtttctctttttaacatCCGTTCTGGTGTTTTAGTTTTTGtatctttctctctgcagaaaacaaaaccagCTTCACATGAGAGTAACGGACAGAGTGATGTCATCATGGGTGGATTAAAACATAAAGTCAGGAGCGGGAGGGATTACAGGACGGACTGGAGTGAATTAAACCAGCGCTTATATAAGGAGATTAACCACAGAGTGCAGCcagctcaacacacacacacacacacacacacacacacacacacacaaacacacaaactcacacaaacacacacacacacacacacacacacacacacacacacactctctctcactcacacacacacacacacactttagtaCATCTGTGAGGACCCTCAGGGACCTGGTTCAGTCATGTTGAGTTTGAATGAGGATCTGGTGGGGGAGGTCTctgagtgtctgcagcaggtaaacCGTCTGTAGCATCATCCTTCCtggatcaaagtgagtccactaaCAGTTCTTGTGGATCCCCAGAAATGTTGTGAAGTGAATGGATGCATAATAATCTGGATGATCATGAAAGCGTGAATACTTCTCAGATTATAATCTAGCTACCAAACTCTCATGGTTCCTGTGGTTCATCAGGACTTGATCTCTCATGCTGAGAGTTGGGACAGAAGGACACAGTAGACACAACAAAGAAGTCTGCTGAGCTGCTCTTTTATTATCATCACAGAATGAGTCCCATGAGGGTTACAACAAGTGGAAACCTTTGGACCATGACCAGCTGCTTCCTCCTGATCTAAGAGCTTGTTTGAAGGTTCTGAGAGATCACACGTTGTGGTCCTGGAGATCTGAGGCAGGTAAGTCCAGGAGGACTACTGCACAGGACGGATCTTCATGCTGATGCTCTTCAGGGAGTAGTCGTAGCCTTTCCATTGCTGCCACTCCACCCCAACAGCATACAGAGTGCCATCGGCCCCCCAGCGATAAACCCCGTTTGGATTTGTATAATGACAAGCACTGTACCAGAACGCCCCCAAATACGCTCTGGCACAGTTGCTGGGCGAGCTGTCCTGGTCTTTGTCCAAGGTGGAGAATTTCTGTCCATTGTGTACATTCATGGCGTCTCCTatagaaacacaacaacagaccTTTACAACTTTAAATATTATTACAGACTCAACAACTGAGGGGACCAGCAGTGTCTCAGTGTGCAGACCATCCTGAAGAGGATCTAAAGGAGAGAACCGTCTCCTGAATATCAGACACTAAGACCCTTTGTATCTGACTCACCTGCCCCTCCATCAATGAATCCAGATACATTCAGTCTGTATCCCAAGGACTCTGCTTCGATGGAGAACTCGGTGTAACGAGCAAACGCTTTGTTCCCACTGAAGTCCTCCATGTCCACCAGCAGCTCGTGCTTTGTCCTCAGAGTCAGGTGGTAGATATTCTCAAGACCTGAGAGCAAGCAGACACATGAACCTGCAGGAAGTCTTCctccccacctcctctccctgagAGCAGACTGTGATACTGGATCCAGCTCACAGAGTTCAGAGGGAACAGCAGATAATGCAACGCTTCAGGACAGAAGCAAGTTTGACCCTTCAAGATCTGGACCCTCACATTACAAACAccacctatagcagtctgagcctatagcagtctgaacctatagcagtctgagactatagcagtctgagtctatagcagtctgagtctatagcagtctgagcctatagcagtctgagcctatagcagtctgagcctatagcagtctgaacctatagcagtctgagtctatagcagtctgagcctatagcagtctgagactatagcagtctgagcctatagcagtctgaacctatagcagtctgagcctatagcagtctgagtctatagcagtctgagactatagcagtctgagtctatagcagtctgagcctatagcagtctgaacctatagcagtctgagactatagcagtctgagtctatagcagtctgagcctatagcagtctgagtctatagcagtctgagactatagcagtctgagcctatagcagtctgagcctatagcagtctgagcctatagcagtctgagactatagcagtctgagcctatagcagtctgagcctatagcagtctgagcctatagcagtctgagtctatagcagtctgagactatagcagtctgagcctatagcagtctgagactatagcagtctgagcctatagcagtctgagcctatagcagtctgagcctatagcagtctgagcctatagcagtctgagtctatagcagtctgagtctatagcagtctgagcccatAGCAGTCTGagactatagcagtctgagtctatagcagtctgagcctatagcagtctgagtctatagcagtctgagtctatagcagtctgagcctatagcagtctgagtctatagcagtctgagtctatagcagtctgagtctatagcagtctgagcctatagcagtctgagtctatagcagtctgagcctataacagtctgaacctatagcagtctaagcctatagcagtctaagcctatagcagtctgggtctttagcagtctaagcctatagcagtctgagtctatagcagtctgagtctatagcagtctaaacctatagcagtctgagcctataacagtctgagcctatagcagtctaagcctatagcagtctgggtctttagcagtctaagcctatagcagtctgagtctatagcagtctgagtctatagcagtctaaacctatagcagtctgagtctatagcagtctgagtctatagcagtctgagtctatagcagtctgagtctatagcagtctgagtctatagcagtctgagtctatagcagtctaaacctatagcagtctaaacctatagcagtctaaacctatagcagtttgagcctatagcagtctaaacctatagcagtctaaacctatagcagtctgaacctatatCAGTCTGAACCTATAtcagtctgaacctatagcagtctaaacctatatcAGTCTAAGcatatagcagtctaaacctatagcagtctgagtctatagcagtctgagcctttagcagtctgagcctttagcagtctgaacctatagcagtctaaacctatatcagtctgagcctatagcagtctaaacctatagcagtctgagtctatagcagtctgagcctttagcagtctgagcctttagcagtctgaacctatagcagtctaaacctatatcagtctgagcctatagcagtctaaacctatagcagtctgagtctatagcagtctaaacctatagcagtctgagcctttagcagtctgagcctttagcagtctgagcctttagcagtctgaacctatagcagtctgagcctatagcagtctgagcctatagcagtctgaacctatagcagtctgagcctatagcagtctgaaccttatagcagtctaagcttgtagtagtctaaacctatagcagtttaagcctatagcagtctaaacctatagcagtccaagcctatagcagtctaaacctatagcagtctgagcctatagcagtctaaacctatagcagtctgagcctatagcagtctaagcctatagcagtctgagtctatagcagtctgagtctatagcagtctgagtctatagcagtctgagtctatagcagtctgagtctatagcagtctaaacctatagcagtctgagtctatagcagtctgagtctatagcagtctaaacctatagcagtctaaacctatagcagtctgagtctatagcagtctaaacctatagcagtctgagtctatagcagtctgagtctatagcagtctaaacctatagcagtctaaacctatagcagtctgagtctatagcagtctgagtctatagcagtctaaacctatagcagtctaaacctatagcagtctgagtctatagcagtctaaacctatagcagtctgagtctatagcagtctgagtctatagcagtctaaacctttagcagtctaaacctatagcagtctgagtctatagcagtctgagtctatagcagtctgagcctatagcagtctgagcctataacagtctgagcctatagcagtctaaacctatagcagtctgagtctataacagtctgagcctatagcagtctaaacctatagcagtctgagtctatagcagtctgagtctatagcagtctaaacctatagcagtctgagcctatagcagtctaaacctatagcagtctaaacctatagcagtctgagtctatagcagtctgagtctatagcagtctgagcctatagcagtctaaacctatagcagtctgagcctatagcagtctgagcctatagcagtctgagcctatagcagtctaaacctatagcagtctgagtctatagcagtctgagcctataacagtctgagcctataacagtctgagcctatagcagtctaaacctatagcagtctgagcctatagcagtctgagcctatagcagcctgagtctatagcagtctgagtctatagcagtctgagcctatagcagtctgagcctatagcagtctaagccagTGTAAAGAAGCTAACATGGGAGAGATGTTCTCTCTCTGGTTCTAGTCAGCACAGTTCCCGTTGGTGGTTCTCCTTTACTGTGGGATCACGTTACAAACTCCACAGGAAACTGTTCAAACCTTATAAACTGTCACATGACTGCTGGGTGTCGTTGCTCACCGAGCCAGTACTCTCCAGCAGCAGTTCCAAAGCCCGTCTTGTATTGATCCCAGGGTCTGTAGAAGTTCACCGAGCCATCCATCCTCCTCTGGAACACCTGGAGGAACGGGGAGGAGGGTCAGTCAGctgacacacaacacacctgaCATCACTCTTTGGTTAAAGCACTCACCGTCCAGCGTCCTCCCTCTGAGTCCATGTCACagtacacctacacacacacacacacacacacacacacacacacacacacacacacacacacacacacacacacatacacacacacacacacacacacacacacatacacatacacacacacacacacacacacacacacacacacacacacacacacacacacacacacacacacacacacacacacatacacacacacacacacacacacacacacacacacacacacacacacacacacacacacacccacccacccacacacacacatacacacacacacacacacacacacacacacacacacacacacacacacacacacacatacacacacacacacacacacacacacacacacacacacacacacacacacacacaccacacacacacacacacacacacacacacacacacacagaagaatcAGTCAGAACGAGTGACTGTTTCTGTCAGAGATGATCTCATCCTCTCAAACCCCTTTATCATCTCCAGGTGACCCAGAGAGGGGGAGGCCTACCTGGACAGCAGACGTGGATCCTATAGGATAGATGGTGTACACTCCACTGAGCTGGCTGTTGTCATGATTGTAGATGTCACTACAGTCGACCGGCAGGACTAGCTGGGCGCTGATCAGCTGAGGAGCCAGGAGGACGACGACGACCAACACCAGCTGGAACACAGGTACAAACTCATCCAGCAGTCAAAGctgttcatcatctacctcctcccccttggtcacatcttccctaaacatcatattcacttccactgctacccagctctacctctccactaaacctgactcctcacttccaccttcttcccccactgattgtctccttgaaataaaatcttggttcacctcaaacttcctcaaattaaacagcaataaaactgaacttcttctaattggcacaaaatctacattaaacaaactccataatttctctattcccatcgacaactcgcccctcttcccctcccctcaggttaagagtctgggtgtcatcctctccttcacctcccatatcaaccacgtcacccggtccgcCTACTTTCACCTCTGCAGTATTAACCGTCTCcttccttcactcactccccactccacggccgttcttgttcacagcctcgtcacctcccttCTGTTTGccctcccccacaaaaccctgcttaaacttcaactggttcaaattcagccgcccgtatcatcacacacaccgcctccatccactaCATCACACCCaccctgcaacagctccactggctccccatcacacaccggatcaactacaacatacttctcctcaccttcaaatccaaacacaacctcgcccctccatatctctctgacctcctccatactgccacacccgtccg
This portion of the Notolabrus celidotus isolate fNotCel1 unplaced genomic scaffold, fNotCel1.pri scaffold_249_arrow_ctg1, whole genome shotgun sequence genome encodes:
- the LOC117809302 gene encoding microfibril-associated glycoprotein 4-like, producing the protein MKLVLVVVVLLAPQLISAQLVLPVDCSDIYNHDNSQLSGVYTIYPIGSTSAVQVYCDMDSEGGRWTVFQRRMDGSVNFYRPWDQYKTGFGTAAGEYWLGLENIYHLTLRTKHELLVDMEDFSGNKAFARYTEFSIEAESLGYRLNVSGFIDGGAGDAMNVHNGQKFSTLDKDQDSSPSNCARAYLGAFWYSACHYTNPNGVYRWGADGTLYAVGVEWQQWKGYDYSLKSISMKIRPVQ